GGGCTTGTTCATCAGGTTCTGTGTGTCAGTAAACCAAACGCATTTACTTTTATGTGCTACACCATACTTTGCATACTTTGCCTGCAGAGCGTGAATCTTATGTGGGTGATTTTCTTATATTGTACTCTTTTAAGTTCTTTTATTGGATTTGGAATTTAGTGAGTGGAAGTGGGTTTTATTTCTTGTACATATTTAGGTGATTGTAAAGAGGTCTGCAGCACAGCATTTCAGCAAGTGTATCAGAATAGAggagttgatatatatatatatatatatatatatatatatatatatatatatatatatacttgtatatatatattgctggtaCCACTTAAATCTGTTGTGGGGTCAAAGAACCCACAACTACACCAAAAGTGTTTCTGGGGGCTTCCTGTCTCAGTCCACATGCAGCCAGGAGAACTCACTGATCAATATAATAAATGGGGCTTTTTCAAAACCAGCCAGTTTCTATAAAATAGGTGTTTCTGACAAAAAAAGGCTCTGTTGCCTGTATAGTTAGTCATGTGTTAGTCTTAGGAGTGTAAAATGGAATGTGTTGCATTACACTGACAGAAACTGCATTTTCTGTTCATGGCTCATGTGCAGAATATACAGTCTCATTGAGTTAAGACAGAGCTTTTTCTCAACTCAGTCGACCTCTGGATTACACAGCAATACTCTTACAGGGATTTTCCACTACTGCATACCGTGTAATTGCACCCCACCCTCCTTCAGGACTCATACAACACACTCTGAACTGGGGTTAATACACAGTGCCCACACACTCAGCCAAAGGACAGTCCGCCCAAATCACTGTCATTACTACACCCTTATGGGAATAGTATATTTACAATCTATAGATtctatgcattattattttagtaatgcaTCATAAATACGTATGCATATTCCTGGTGTATTTGTAACATGTCTTCAAAAAATCCAACAAATAGTTACAAAGTAACAATGGCAGCACCATTTCCTGTCATAATTCCAACAATGGTTGTTTGGAATTGTAAGCTGGTTAGACCTGGCTGTGGTTTTTCAGCTGGTTTGGGGGTCTGTAATTCTTCCAGAAAGAGATCTGGTTACcattaaaacaaactgcagtaGATATGCTCTCCCATTGCGCCTACTGATGCTGTTTACAACAGGGACAGTTACATAATAGCGTTATTTTCAAAGCAGTGTAAAACTGAGCGAGACACAGGATCCTTGCCTGCAAGTGCAAGTGTGTATCCACTTACCTCTCTGGACTGGCCTGTAGACACTCCCCACACTGACTCTAGGCAGTGGGGCAGGCTGTTCCTCTGTCCCTGCGGCTGGCAGGGGATCCATTCTCTGGAAGGGGGGGTACTGCTCGTACTGTGGGCTCCGGACAGGGGGGATGACCCTGTCCGGATTTGCAGCTGAGTTCCAGGTGCCCTGAGATGATGGGTCTGGGGCTGCAGCCCCTTCATGGTAGAGACTGTGAGTGTAGCGGCGGTCCAGGCCGTCTGAAAATGGAGGTTGTGGCGGCTGCTGAGGGGCAGCATTGGGCACATAGGGCCTCCCTAGTGATGGATTGTGTCCTTGAGGTTGATATCTGTAGGTTTCCTCACCATAATCTTCGTAACGGGGTCTAGGTTGCAACTGTTGTCCTGCCCCAGCAAAACTACCACCCCCAGCATACCCAGTTCCTCTGTAATACTGGCTTTCATGGCCCTGACCCTGCAATGGTAATTCCACAGGATGGGGGTCATAAGGAACAGGGTAGGAAGGCTGCTGGGGGAAGGGGTACTGTGGGTAAGCAGGCACACTGAAAGATGATTGGGAAaatgaagaagaggaagaagaagacgaagacCCAGTTTGCCTTAACCTGCTGGTGGAGGAAGGTCGGAATTGACTACTGGCATCTCCCCCCTGCCTCCAGTTTTCTGGCACTTGCCCGAATCCGAAAGGGTGTCTAGTCTGTCCCCTGATGGTCTCAGATGTCCCTCGGGAAGGTGTTGATGGGGCCTGCCTGCGTGTGTTTCCCTGGGTCCTCCGCGAACTACGGGATGTATCTCCGACCAACACCTGAGGGTTCCTGTGGCTGCGGTCCTGACTGGCTGGGAGGTACTCTGATCCACTGTTCAGCAGGCTATAAACCCGGCCGTTGTTCTCCCACTGGATCATCTGCCTCCAGGGGTTACTGTCTGGGGGTTCCCCCTGTCCCTGAGCAGCTAGGATACAGCTCAGTCCAAGCAGAGTCCTCACAGCCCACTTTAGGTCAGCCATGATCATGTTCAATGCTCAAAACAATCCtgatcaaaacaaaaataacaaaaacaagaagCAGCAATTGAATCTCAACCTCAATCTGCTTTTAATCGTCCAACTCTTGTGTGCAGCTTGATCCTGGATCCAGAGTTTTCCACCAGTACATGTTTGAACAGAAGTTTCAGAAAGCAGTAAATGAACTTCCAGTTGCAGTGAAATGAAGTCTCTTTCACTCCTGCTTCCCTGAAGTTGCGCCCCCTTGTTCTTGTTCTCACATCGTTCTGAGACCCTCTTTGTAGGAATGCCTGCTCTCACTCTTGGCTGCTGGTTTCTATTTGCTTCTCTGATTGCTTGCAACAGGCTGTGAAAAAAAAGCTCACTCACAAGTTTGCAGGGATCCCGCATGGCCCTAGTGCTAGCATTATTACTAGCTCACAGGCCACAGTGGGAATGCTTTTAAGGTTTTAGCACAATAACTATTCATTGAAAATTTATGTTTTTTATGTCTAAATTTATGTTTAAATTTATGTCTATCTCATTGCGTCCTTATAGAGaattttaaaaagtaccacaTCACAGAAACTATGTGAACTGTGTGTCATTATTTAATGATAATTCTGCAGAAAATGCCAAAACCATATGTTATGTTTATCCCAGATGCTGTTGATGTGTTGTTTGTACGTTTTGGTTGAACAGCCTGCAGCAGTGCTTACAAACTCAGGTCTCAATCATTTTTGAAATATGGTACATACCAGTAGTTGATCTAGCAATGTCCTTCAGATCTGCTGCCCAATCCCAATTGTGACTGAAACTGTCTAGTATCCAGACAGTTCCCAGTGCAGTCATTATGCACAGTATGTTACAAATcctattgtgtaaaaaaaaatcagagtaCAGCTGGTTAATGAGAGATACATGtctttaataatactgacatttggccatgataataaataaataaataaataagtaaaaatgaTTCCAACAGTTTAGACGGCATACTTAGTTTTACGGGTCAAAATGGGTTAAATCCTCTTAGCTTTTTACTCCAATTTTTAAGAAAGGAAAAACAGGCCTAGTGAATTACCataccaaaaataaacaactcagatatGTAACTGAGGTGCTTCTAAGTAGTATTAAATTGTAATTACTGTTTTGTTGTTTCCTTTCAGATAAGATTCAGAATAAaagtgctaatgacgatttggagtgaACAGCTTAGCGTCTCCTGCCCATTGTGCTGATTAAACTAATTAGTGTCGGCTAAGTATTCTGCCAGGCTATGTATAAGGAGATGAGATGCATTAACACTCAAAGCAGAAGGAAGGCTGCAGCTCAAGAGCTTTACAATCTTTTACtccaaatcatgtttttattattgaaaaacaaataccaaTTGCAATTAGATTTTGTTTAGTTGTGGTTTGTAACTTTATTGTGTGCATGTTTCCTTTCTAAAACATAGATTCTATTCTAACATAGAAGCTATTTACTCTGAATCAGTTTTTATCTGAAAGGAAAAACACCCtttaaacatttctaaaacaaataagaaaccattTAGGACGAGTCACaagttatttctggtttggtaactttgtaGGATGCATTTCTCGTTTTCGAAAAAATTGTGCTAAAGATTTTGTCAAACTATAGCTAAAGCTTTGAGAACGGGACATATTTGCACAGCAAGTGTATCTGCCACAGGGGGGACAGTATACTGTTACACGCAGGTGATTCTAATTTGTTGTCCCATCTCTATATTTAGTTTTCATTGACTTGTAATATCAAGACTACCAGGTGTCCGTTCATGGAtggttgtgtttattttactcTTGAGGTGTCCATAAACAAGCCACCTGGTCATCCAGAATAAACAGCACGCCACTAATGTTCAATGTCTTGCAGCTGTTTATGCTAACTATTAGCCCTTGTTGTGTAACTGCTCTTAACCATCCTCCATTACGATTAGCGCTCAGCTTGGCTGTGTCCCTCAGAATCAGCTTGTAACCTGCCCAGTTCCCCTTCTTTGAAGTCTGGGTAATATTTGGCAGAGAAATACTGCAGGTGTGTTAAACCCACTGTATAAATCAACCTGCTTCAGATCCAACACAAGCCCATTCTCTGATCTTATCTAACCAGCTTTAGGCACAACCTGAAAAAGCGTTCTGTGTCCTTCAAACACCCCCCAGCAGAATACTGAGAGAGACCGGCAATCGTGATTGTTACAAATATTACCAAAaactgcaattcaattacaaacgtTTTTACTTGAAGTCTTTTTCAAcgaaaaaacattttttcttcGAATGTAAGTTTctttttctaaattcagcactattgagtttAATACTTATAGATGATGTATGAACTTTACAAAGAAAATATACGTGACATgtctatttattttagtatttttttttacttactttcTTCTTTCTCTTTATCGTCTAGTTTAACCATTAACATTTCTACAAGGTGATTCATGAACAATGCACCATTTGAAAAGTAATATTATTTCAGAACATGTTCAAGCACCACCATGGGTTTGGTACATGGCAAGTCTTTGATTCCAGTTATTCGGCGTGGTGTTTGTATATTCTGTCCTCATTTTGTCCTGTAATTCGTTAATGTTTCTGGATTTTCAGTGTATCTTTGTGTGTGGTTCAGGGCTCACCCTGTatattaactccaataaataaataaataaacaatgatatGTGAGTGTGCTTTCTAGTGAGTATGGGTCTGTTCATCGGACTCCTCATGTGTTATCATGCCTCTCCTTGCAAGTGGTGAGGTTTGAGGTTCGATAAGTatctctgtactgtatgtatgtatatatgcatgTATGCACATAGGTATGTGTATGGATGGATGTTTATAGAATACCTTAATCACTAGTCTCTGAACACTAACTATAGTGTATGCCTTTTTTAATAGACTAGCTTTATAATGAGTAGTTGTTGTACAATAATTGCAAGGTAgcattttgtgtgtattttgaaTTCTTTGTatcactttgttgttgtctttttGTAAGTGAAATCCTGTTTATTCACGCATCTTATTAAGGACTTGGATAATGGACTGAAAGAACCTTTTGctaaaaacacaaaatgatatAGCTTCTGTAAAACAGTGATTTATAGTATTGGTATTCCTGCATGACAGGGACTTACTGGAAATGAGTGTTTTCACTGAGACAATAACACTGTGTCATCTCTGTTTTGACTTGTATCTTGTGTattctcagattaaatacatatTAGTAATGAATAAATAAGGTATCTTTATTAACCCAGTAGGCTGTAAACAGTATTCCCAGCATACTGTCATTAACTGTTGCAGTAGTCACTTCAGCTGCTGCTGCCTGTGGGTGGCCCCAGTACAGTGCCTTGCTACACTGTACAGAGGATTAAAACATTACCTTTAGGAGGCTATTGGATTTTCCACTTGCCCTTATTGTCCCCGCTGGGCATGAAGTGTAGTGGAGTGGGTTCTTTGTCTGTGCTGCTGGCGCATGTATTGTGGTCAGAGACCacattccagcacctcctcaagactcacctcttcagaaagcacctgtagaactcctctgttcttcgcctgggacacttatcacccttccttaaatgcgctttacttgctcttatctgccccctattttactgcatttaatcctgtacgtcagagtactgtaatctgccaagtgtttaatctgtagtattttgtatttaatcatatcctgatgtaactatcactgacacttatctgctgtatcattgaattgtattttgtcacacttgtacttgcttgaaccaaagtcattgtatttatcttgctcttaattgtattattacttgtactgtgatacttgaaatgtatttgctttcgattgtaagtcgccctggataagggcgtctgctaagaaataataataataataataataataataataataataataataataataataataatatagatatcTGGAGAACAGCTTATCCAGCTGTTATGAAAATTAAGTATTAACATTATGTAAGTCATTGTTAATGTTAGATTCTGGAGATGTAGGGGGTGTCGTCTGCCTGTACATTCATCCATCTGTATGTGTTACACATGTTTTGTATTGGAGTGTAATCTAATGTGTAATCTAACAAACCTGATGTTTATATGgctctttttaattctgtgactTTTAACCAGAAATGTTAGGGACAATGGCAATGGCCCTTCTTTTACCAGTTTAGCAGTATTACTAAAATTCACCACCGtatttgaacccccccccccccccaatagcaATACATAAAATTAATACTGCATACAATATGAACATGGATTTGATTGTAAAAGGAAAATCTGAAAATATGTAATTACAAAAAGTGCAGGCAGGATCatagtgtagcgtgcatggggaaaggcagcagtagggctggtaggtgacgtaatcacacacaaagacatgagcccgatatacgctccttgcaagggagcaggctcttttgtacagcggtatcggcgctatgctttagtgcgagaggtcccgggttcgcgcccgccctctgcctgtgtgtggattgcctcgccttgTGTAATGCTCCTGCCTGCAggaaccaggatcgctacaatagCGTCATTTTTACTTTACAAATGAAATCCAGTAAGTCATGCCTATCATTATAACATACATGCTCCATGTTGTGCCTCCACTGTCTGCCCTTATTCATATTAGCATATTAACAAACTGCAAATCTTGTTCAAATTGTGTGGTGGTGTTGTGATGTGAACTCTAATATCCGCTAGGTTAGGACCACATAGAAGTTTCCAAAGTACATTTTTTACAAAGAGACAATCAAACAACTGCGTCATGTAACTCAAAGTCCCTCTCCAGTTGTTTGCTTCTCATTTTGTATcatttaaacactttgaaaacatgtgccttttgtttttgtttcatcccAGTAACATTGGCTGCACACACACTGGTGGGAGAATTTTGACTccacagtgacccctactggtagCAGAAATCACACTCAACAACGTGGTGTCGGGCTTGCAGACAGGCCCTCTGTAAGAGGAGAGGATAAGAATGCACTGtgggagaatgtgtgtgtgtgtgtgtgtcgccgGGCTGTAATTGTATCCAGTGCTGTCTGGAGCCGTTGGCAGTGAcagtctgtcacaaagacggccagagtgggtggcgtcagaccagaagcaggaaggaatacagacagagacggtggtgatgatgagctgagtgcaatggctgcactcagcgtttattaacaaaataaaaggtttaaacagcacaaaaacacgggacacggcactatagccaaaataaagagacatacaaaacgactaacactaaacaaacggtgcacggacagacaaacagacacggtgagtacaaacaaacttatctttactttACTTctcttaattactcctctctctctcacccgttctcctcttccgaacacccaaccctgactgcctaaaaatgtgcctatttatactgttgtgctgggattcaattactaattaattattcacttgaatcccagcacgtgaattaattctgtgcaaccccgtgctcacatattacatttaatcagcacgtgaagtgatttgtgctctcctcgtgcctaaatacaaatctacctttttaaatcacacgtgaaacacagacccgtttatatcccgtgtaccaacgactatacaccaacattaacatacgcacgcatacatacaaacacagatcacacaaatgcacacaggggcggggcactttgccacatatacccccccttgtgcgcagcacacatggcctcaacggccacctccccccttaaaaacccagcagtccagaacaaagtc
The DNA window shown above is from Acipenser ruthenus chromosome 24, fAciRut3.2 maternal haplotype, whole genome shotgun sequence and carries:
- the LOC117429887 gene encoding lysyl oxidase homolog 1, translated to MIMADLKWAVRTLLGLSCILAAQGQGEPPDSNPWRQMIQWENNGRVYSLLNSGSEYLPASQDRSHRNPQVLVGDTSRSSRRTQGNTRRQAPSTPSRGTSETIRGQTRHPFGFGQVPENWRQGGDASSQFRPSSTSRLRQTGSSSSSSSSSFSQSSFSVPAYPQYPFPQQPSYPVPYDPHPVELPLQGQGHESQYYRGTGYAGGGSFAGAGQQLQPRPRYEDYGEETYRYQPQGHNPSLGRPYVPNAAPQQPPQPPFSDGLDRRYTHSLYHEGAAAPDPSSQGTWNSAANPDRVIPPVRSPQYEQYPPFQRMDPLPAAGTEEQPAPLPRVSVGSVYRPVQRGLPDLVPDPNYVQASTYIQRAHLYSLRCAAEEKCLASSAYGADTTDYDVRVLLRFPQRVKNQGTADFMPNRPRHTWEWHSCHQHYHSMDEFSHYDLLDAATGRKVAEGHKASFCLEDTTCDFGHLKRYACTSHTQGLSPGCYDTYNADIDCQWIDITDVHPGNYILKLQVNPKYTVLESDFTNNVVRCNIHYTGRVVTTTNCKIAQS